The segment AACGGCGAAACCTGTATCAATTTATAGGAATTTTATTCATTCGATTGTGTTATCGATGTAttgttttcttctttctctacttatgcaaaaaatttattttctagattaatgtatttttaaaaaagtaaatctataaaattaaacatttttttcaatttgtaataatttattcctatatttaatataatatactttttttaaattccagatttaaaaaaaagactgcaatatatatattttctaatttccagattttctaaaaagaaaaaaaaaactttatggATATACTATTTCTAATCTGACTAGTCTCTTTTATCTATTTCTAATCtgactttttttatctcacgctCACCTGCACACCACCGAACCCTAAAGGTCCTAGAAACTTTTCACATTCCGTCGCAATATCTGGCCATTTCCATTCGAAGAGATGTACCATTCCATCGTGGCCGTGCACATAATGCGGTTCTTTTTGAGCGACTACCGCCGATAGTATTGTTAACGCGTACACCAGCACATACATTATGCACAATGATGTCGCCAACTATCGGTTACCAAGATATATAGCCGTGCCGATCAGCTTGGTCGAAGTTCAATATTGCTTTGCTATGTGATCACACGTGACATTTTCACCAGGAAGTGCTTATTTTGTATTGCGCCATTGACAGCGTTGACAAAACATGTTTATCTCACGGATCGATAAACGTCACAAGCTACTTAATTACTAACAATGGCCTGCTTATGTAaactctttaattaattacactcGATAATTGATAAAGTACGAACAGTCAAGGTTGCaactgtaataatatatgcataaacgTGCGCTATCTTGTAATGATGTCGAGATAATTCGACAGAAAAGTGCGAATTTAGAAGACTTTTATCGGCAACTacgaaaaatcgatattttctgAGTAAATATACAGTTAAGCAAATGcagatatgtaaaataatataaagttatataaaacttaattttatataaatattatacaaattactaaatttcctattaaattaataataataattaaaataacaaaaaattaaattatcaaaaggcAGTAGAGAGCAAGAAAGTAAatcaaattagaatagaatataattaagtggtataaaaatatgtaatttaataaactaagatataaaaatgataaaacataaataaaagattgttaAATACGGTAAacgaaataaagttaaaattaaatgagcgAACGTTTCGGGCTCTTGTTTTAAgccttcttcagcgcaaagtataaaatatttgcaccTTTCTGTCGAATTATCTCgacataattataagatagcgcacgtttatacatatatcattacgtgttgaattaaatataaaggtgaaaatatgcaaatataaaattacagcattttttaaaaataatcataaccAGATTTCGACGGAACGCAATTTCAAATCGGCAGTAACCGATCGACACAGGAACTACTCCGTTGTTCATAGGAAAACATTTTTACGGAGCAATTTGACTTTGTAAGTACATTACTAATCAACTGTACAGTTTAGTGACTTAGatcatgttaaaataaaattacatatatataaaaaatcgcCCGTACCATTCTTCCAGGATGCAACTGGTACTGTAATCAAGTCActaatcttttaaatacacGAAATAATTCTTCTTGGCTTACCACCAACCGTGGAGTTTTATGGGACTGACAATCgtgaattaatattgtatgtatgcGAAGTTTGAAATTGCGTTCCGTCGAAATCTggttatgattatttttaaaaaatcctgtaattttatatttgtgtattttcacctttatatttaattcaacacgtaataatatatgcataaacgTGGGCTATCTTGTAATTATGTCGAGATAATTCGACAGAAAAGTGCGAATTTAGAGGAATTTTATCGGCAACTACGAGAAATCGGTATTTTCTGAGTAAATATACAGTTAAGCAAATGcagatgtaaaataatataaagttatataaaacttaattttagatattttactCGATTTATAGGCGTAATAACCAATTATTATGTGATGATTTCGGATAGGAGTATGTAAGAATATTCCTAATGATGTTCTTCGATTGATCTCTGATTTGCATTCTTATATCCACCGGAAGTTTCCGTATActgttttctatattttttataaattccacAGTTAAggaagatttattaataaccgGGAGACTGAAGTTATCTCCTAATTGTAAAAAACACAgtatgtcaaatatttatttttgataaattaatgaaccATTTATCTCTCAGTTCTTCTAAATTCGAGTGTGCATCCGAGTATGACGTTGGATCTATGTGGACTTTAATGATCATTCAAAGGGGTATTATTATAGGATACGTTTttggaaagaaatttaaagcGCTGTTGTGGTAAAAGGTTATTGTTTATAGAAGATGGATATTggaaacaataataatgaacCGGTTTAATGACATTTCTGTTGCGTTGTTTTGACAACAAaaagttgaattttttatctagtctgcttttctcttttcgataaaaataaaatagagaacGGCTTTgtctattaaaaaagttattacaaACAGACATAGGTAAAgatctgtatatttttatagataaatggaaaatattatcatagcttttcctaattaaaaaataaatgtctctAAGTTCAATccgtatcaattttttaaaaaaatatcaattttgaacgattataatgatatatagatttatagttattcaaagaaaatttaaaatttgacagtAAACGGTCTATGTGTGAGGGAAATACATTATGTGTAATACAGTTCCGCAAGAAACTTATTCTAATTCTGTTAGAGATAATAGATTTTCGAAGTCTAATCCATGATTTAAGTAAGTTAGCTGCcctgttattatatttataattgatgtaagagaaaaatgaatCAAAACTGTGACGCATATCTTCAGCCGGcgtattcaataattaaactgTAATAAAACATCATTTGttagaaaagtaataaattgtactacaaatttaaaataaagagacaAAAAATGAATGCAAACATTATGTAGTTCTATGTAATATTTAGTACGATAGTACTAAAAatagtaacaataataattgcaattttatgttatatattacagaataatattttgcttcttGGGATTCACATATCACTTTAATTAGTATGATACACTTTGACccgatattgtaaaaattaccgTCGTAAATTTGTCTTGCTTCTGATAAAATATGCACATTTGCGctatttttcatgtattactatagtattataaagatttgaaatgaaaataacgGTTGTATTGCAATTCTAAAATTTCCCAATTCGtagtaattttatctttacaagGTACGTCTATTATGcgtctttttttaaactacattctgttaaaaaatgtattcagTTGCACATTTCTCATTAACAAAACAAGCCAATCATGTACTGAATTACAATAGAAAGTGCTATGTCACCCGATTGCAATAGGCATTGAGGTAAAGACGAAGGAATATGTAACACTTAAGTAAGATTACttcaagtaattttaaatcatatatttggCAATGCAATGCCGGAAAGTTTCTCCATAGACATAACAAGATGATCTTACTTTGCAGAATAATAAGTTTTAGCTTAAATAGCTTGTAATTTTGCTGTACTAAAGCAAAAACATTGTGAAAACAGAAAACATGTTTCTCAAAAAAGAATATCGTCAcatattaaactatttaaaatagtaaaatagtaTAGGATAGAATGGATGGGAACTAGTACAGTTTCTGCAAATTGTCACCTATATAAGTTCTTCTGTGACTCCGCTATTTTATTGAGAGTGCTCACAACTCGAGCCCAACATTTACTACCAGGCTTTATGGATTATTGATACCCTCATTATTGCTTGATGGGTACAGAGAGCAGACACACAACTCACTACGCCATGGTCgccttataaaataataaagtaaacgttcatttaaaatcttattattagttGATTTGTTcaggttttaaaaaattctagtaAGTCTCTAAATATTTCTCTGACTATTCGAAGCTATAATCCCAgtgtattatttgatatttcgcGCGATATCTTTTCgcacaaacatatattttgatttagaataaaattaataatataaaaaaatgggtTTCACTTTATCTTTAGAGAGACggtttatctttaatattacatttttttgcaaatattatgtGTCTGTACTAGAAACTTTTAATAGACAGGAATTGCGAAGTACATTTGTGCGTGCAATATGATATCAATatcaaattctaaaaaatgaagaatGCAACATATACTTGcatgtatatacttttattcaaTAACACATTTGCATTTGTGCAGACAATTGTGCAACTACTTTACATCCATGATTTTGTGTTAGTTACGTGCAGGATCATAAAacgtcgttttttttttaagtttattgaCTGTGACGAGCTTCTTTCACCTATAGTTTCGCCTATAATCATACAAAATTAGATTAGATAATACTGCTGTATATTTGTTATCTTTCGTTTATCGTTACTTATCGTTACTTATTGTACTGACCATAATATGAAGAACAAGCACACCTTCCGGTTCATTTGACAAAATTTCAATTCGAGCTTTACCAGAACCGTCAACCGTCACTGATTTTCCGGTACACTGGCCGTTGCCGACGTCTCCCGTTATGACATCGCAGTAAGTACCAGCAGGCAATCCAGTTTGCAACTCTTCGCTAAGATCACCTTCGACGTTCAAGGCGATGAAACCTATAGAACCGCGAGAGAAGGCGATCTGATTATTTCCATCGGTCCACCAGTTCTTCACCGGCTTATTTCCGACTAGATTGCGGAATTGGACCATGTGGTAAATCTGCGGCCATCTGTGTTCGCAGACCCAACCGTTGACACACCGATCATTGGAGATTTTAGGCGAAATGATGTTCTCATTCGAATCTGCTGGTGGTCCTTGACTGGGATCAGTAAAGTTGAAAGAACTCATGACTCGAGGATGACCATAAGGATAGGCAAGCATAAAAGCTATCGCCATCTgtgagtaattaataaataataaataagaaattcgtgttattattttaaaatagaagatCTTGTTCgtatttatagatattgttATTTCGAAGCATCAAACTCTATACCTTGTACGGTTTTGGGTCTTTATACGTTAGAATCGAAGCTCCGCCGGCACCGTGGCCTCTCTGATTATCATGATTGTCAACCATGACTAACGCGTCCTCAGAAGATAGCATTCTCCAAGCTTTCGGATTGTCGAACGTTTTTAGCCTCGCCAATTTGTCCTGACCACGGAACATACTACCCAAAGTTATTCCGTATTGAAACTCGATAACATTTGCAAAGTTGTTGTATTCGAATTTGCTAACAGCTTCGCCACCGAGATCAATAACTTCTTGATAGATATAAGGTGGCATATTCGATGCAAATCCAGCTTTTGTGGATAgattttttgtcttgtcgtaTATAAAATCAAGATCTTGTGGCCACATGTGTTTAGCTGCGTCAAtgctacaaaatattaaaatagaaagaaacacaacatatttttttaacatgtgtataataataacagttaTAAACCATTGTGCTATTGGAATGTGTTTAACAACAGAATAGAAAAGCGCGTGATTCCGTAAAGAAGATCTATTTATGATAGAAAAaacattcaataatattatttttcaaacaaaaattttgcaGCATTTTGCTTTTtgtaaatcattataattattattatccgaGAACAGTATGTGAATCGTAATTAATTCGTGAGTGTTCTCAATAGTATCGCACAGGCTCATGTAAAGTTGCATCGAGTAACGCGAGATGTTCCATGCATTTTGCCGTTCTTATTGTCAGATATCTTATTACAGATGACCGCTAATTtcgaatactttttatttcgcaGACGAGATCGGTAGCTAACACGGCTTTGGTCAGAGATTCAACATCCAAGACTGTTATTTCCACGCCAAATTACGAATCGActcgttaaattaattaacgctatttaattaaaatttttattatttggatATCGCGAGCTTCGTTGAATTTAATCGCATTCGCGATCACCTCTGTATTTGCCAAAGGCGCTATTCTTGCTGCCGTATCGATGCAACACGGTGGCTAACGCACCGAAGGTCAAAGTTCATTGCAACCCATGGAAAATGATGCGACGaagtaacattatttatttgcgtTGTAATTTACTTGCGGATAACACGCGATAGTTAGAGTAgtgagaattaatttatttacgagCTGCCGTGACTACATATTAATTGATcaagttatttaaaacattcgACCTATTGCTGCGTACTTATAtttgctaaaaattatttattgtaatataatatatatatatatatatatatatatatatatatacatgtaatatagaatatatatatatatatatttatttattaattataatatcgtatatgtgtatataaaagaaataaaattattatcgcaaTTACATATACGGACATACACGTGATTTGATTCAAGTAAGAAGATATAgatgaaagaaagataaaattaatatttcaattcgcATTAGTTAATGAAAATACGActtctttgctttttttatactttcttgCACTAtagtttcaaataatattacattgcaAACTAAggacataatattaatttgtaataattttatcgttaCGTCCGACAAGTtcataataaagaaagaagaatttaCTGCAAAATGACACCTTTTAAAagtcaatatttatcaatatttttctattttgttgttgctaaagtaagaaaattttgttgaataaaTTTGTGTTTGTAGCAAcgcacaaattaaaaaataaaatagtctaTCTTtgcattttgaaattattactgttttgaaataagaattaatctatgtatattatattagaagtaatgaatattataaatagcatACACGTTTTTTAGAGAAACTATTTTCAAAGTATTATAAGCATTTTTTGCTACctacataattaatacaaaatttgacAGAATAAAATAAGCTTTGCCAAAACAAACTTGTTTCTTTTGTACACGTATCGCGATTTTAATCGCACTTTTGTACCCGTCAAGATTTCTTAATACGCGCGATCAACGCCACATTCCTTTTcgaaatatagtatatatatatacgcgagaCAGTTCGCGGATGCGGGATGTGCGTATAACGCAGTCTTCGTAAAGACGGCATCGCGCTCCGTTATCATTCCCGACGCGTATATCGCTCTTCCGCTTGTAAAGCCACCGTTCGGTACGAGAGATGGTACGATTTCGCTGCAGGTTACAATTACGAGCGAGATGCGTAATTAAAAGCTGATGTCTCTCATTTATTAATGCTACCAGACGAGTCGGGCCTCTGCCGCCCGGTGCACCGCTCTCGTCCGGTTTAATGTTAAACATCATCAGTCTTCGGCGCATCCTTGATgcaagaagagaaagaaaaacagaaagagaaagaggaatgATGCTGCAGAGTGCACGAGTCTCACGAGTTTACACTTTACGTTTGGAGATAAGAGAAACGGAAAATTTTATGtcttatttgcatatatatatatatatatttttgcgcaGGAATATGAATCCATTATACATGGATATTGCGTGTAGATAGGAATTATCGACAAGCGCTATCGTTGATCAAATGGCTTAGTTAATATTATGTCTTTTCTGCCTAATTAATCTTGGGCtgattgtgaaaaattataaatgatacgTTATCACAAAATTCGTTATCAttgaaaagtattattaaaaaacaatcgaTATTtcctaaaacttttttaatattttttataaatcgaataatttttacatatgtataaaagaaatcaaacTTTCCGTCAATGattctagataaaaaaaaaaaatatatattatacggtAGATATTATGCTGTAaatctatgtaattaaatatatagttaccGGAAGCCAGCTACTCCAAGATCGACGACcttatcgaaaaatttaattattttacgtcGAACATATTCCTTGCTTTGATTGAGATCGTGAAGGCCAGATAGTTCACAGATTCTAACTTCGGTAGCATTGTTGTAATTCTGGATTTGGCACGGAGGTGTGTGAAAGTCCTTTGAGTTATATGGGACTTCTGGATAATCGAACTTGCTCGTATCTGCTGATGAGCTACCGGTACCGTATGCGGGTTGTGCGTCCTTTGTCATGTGATTAACGACTGCATCGACGTATATCAACACACCGGCCTTTTTACATCTCTTTACCATGTCCTTAAATTCGGATTCATTTCCGGATcgagttataattttataggatATTGGCTGATATCTCTCAAACCAAGGTCTGTCTTTTATTACGAGATTCTCGTTTACAGGAGAAAcctatatttacagaaaaaatcttgttttataaaagaaaaatgatacaaagttatcttttatcatattttttagagtatatgatatatacagtttttaattatagcatTAACTCTAGTTTTTatctgctttaaaaaaatacatactataatatatatattatgttaatgtACGAGAAcgatattaacaaaaataagtttataaatacaGGGTAAACGTTATATAGTTTGTATTACTCTTTGTTTTTCtgtttacatttacattatttgagacaaaaacaaaaacatcTTGATACTGCTacgaaaagatatataaaaaatgtttattattcttatgtaAAGTATGTTCAAGAATCTTTTtaagtaaaagataaaaatgttggAATATTACAAAACCTTACTTTTTTCGAATAcatttatcttgatattttacacagattattttaaaatatcttttaaattgtgtaaaattaattaatattattattaaaaagtaaaaaaattttatacactaaaaataattcatacatatttattatacatacttgtACACCACCGTAGCCCTTGGGACCAAGGAAATCCTCGCATTCTTTGGCGATGTCTTTGAACTTCCATTCGAACAAGTGAACCATAGTTGTTCTGCCATCCTGATAATGCGGATCCTTGTGGGCGAGTGCGAGCGCCAAGAAAgacgtaaaaattaaaacgaaGACTGACATGGTGATGCCAAACTTGAGAATTAATTGCAACAATCTGAGTTTCTACGCTCTGACTGACAATTTATAGACAGTTATGTTGCTGATAAAACTTTTCCGCTTTTTTGCGCGATTATTAATGATGATAGATGGTAATGATGcgatactataatataatgtatgtcactaagttaaaattaatatatagagcAAATCGATAATTGCCGTTGCATTTGTCATCTTTTTCTAAGGAAGTGACATTAATGACTGATGGTTAAGGTGATTACTTTGCAGGTAACAATTGTTGTTATAGTTCATTGATAAACTAACGATAACATACAACCGTACCATATCGTGCAAACTGTTGGGAAAAAACGCGGAAAAAACATACTTGAAGTTTTACATTACATAAGATCTTTGTCATAAATAGTAGACAAATTTAAGTAGAATTTAGGCAATTATTTgcctttaaattttgttactaTAATATCGtagaaaatcattaattcaattGTATCCTTTTTTTGATAACGTCTAGTTGGCATGATCAGCGGTCTTTTTAAAAGACCATTAACACTGACGCGACAGCTTCAATAGCAGATGGCACGATTGATAAATCGGGACAGACTAAATCTCGTGATATTTCATATCATAAGCATAATCGGGATGCTGGAAAGGTAATTATTTGCAATGCGCCTGCCACCTGACGCTTCTAACGAGTCGAGTCGATCAGGAAACAACAAGGTCGGCAGAGGCACGAGTGCGAAATGTCACAATAATATTCATCGATCTTTTTGACGTAACAccttttgctttttatttggAATTATTTGTCTGCGATTTATCATCTCGTTGACCGCTCAGCATTTGCCACGCGAGCCGCGTGGAAATATGGTGGAGCATAAAAGCGTAATCCATGTGTTGAGCGAATTACGTGCGTGTGAGATTTACGCAAAAAATAACGTGAATATCATTGTAGTCGAAATAGCAAGCATTGATAATGGAACTTTTAAGCTTTTTGTAACtctaagaattttattatttttttctatcatataGATATCCAATTATGAATATCAACAGatgcttaaaaattatgaagtaAAATAAAGGACTTTTCTGACATCacggattttttttatttatagttaacCTGATTTGGCTACGGTATATCACAGTAGTATACAGATCGAACTTTAGATAGAATTATATCGATTGCCAGCGAGAACTAATGGTTcgaactttatataattccaTGAAActctgtttctctttttttcctgttatagctttaatttttaagacgaaaaaatgtatatatagtatatctcttacatatagaatatatctcttgtgtaaaaaaagagggaaagatacatgtacaaaattagactaaatatatatatttcttaattaatatacgatTTGAACTAAAATTACAACATACAATATTACATGTTatcaaatttgtattaaacgaagattttcttttatgtgtgtgcgttattattataaaaaaagatagatatatGGAAGACCCACGATGATAACATTGAATTTGTTGAATACACGATACAAACCAATATGATCGTTAAAATAGCAAAGaagaattagataaaaaaaaaatcattaaattaacacGTTTACTAtcactataattatttagtttattttatattaaaatttcactttAGTTTTCTTAAAAAGTGATTTTAGCAGGATAAAGTCATCAAGacaagatgtataaaattttgagcGCTTAGAAGTGTTGGTAGTACAAGCGCAAACTATTTGGACGCGCCTGCGCGTCGATGACAGTGAACAtgttaattaactttaatcaaAGTCACCTTAAAcaagtgaaaataatatttgcacgAAACTTTGTGTTGCATTCAGCTCAATTGCATTACTGATTAACATTTTAACGAGGAGTTCGCGCTATTAGGtcaacgatattatatatatatatattatatatattttttacatatatatcttacgtataaaacaatagaaataTCGCTGCGCACAAACAGACAGCGGTACATAGATAAATGTATCCACACTCATAAACATGTCATTGACACCTATGCAATCAAGCTGTGAATACGACAGTAATAAAACATTACCAATAGTGACAAACGCAGCTGCATTTAATGTTTTACACTGTTGTTgacatctctttctctctctctctctctctctctcttgcattttgagctatattttatattaaagtttgctaaaaaaaaatgttaaagtgCTTCATGTAATTCTCTATCAGACTGATTTTCAAACCTTGTTATCAAGAACACGCATGCGTGAGAAATCTTTAATGCATTTTCGTTATTTACAACGGACTGAAATATAACTGATTGCATATAGTCGCATGCAATTACATCTAGTTAAACACTACGGCAATAACGTTCGTTTTAGCGAAATTTATCTGGCGAGTATTCAGACTTCTGTTGTTTATCCGGACCATAGCTTTGCTACGATCTCTGGTTTCTGATTATTGATGgtgcaattgaaaaaaagaatgaatttCTTACGTTGAGTACTAATGTCTAGGAAAGCGCCTACAGCAACATCAATCAAGCTCTCCAGGAATCATTCGTTAGTGTCAAATCGCCGTCCACATTATCCAGAAATGATAAGGAATTTATTTCGCATCGTGGCTATAATATCAGATCTATTTTTACAAGCGTATATAGTATTTCTCTGAGATCGTTATTGTAACCATATTAGATATAATCCTATAATGAGAAGTTCGACAATAATGTGGTTTcgttgattaataataaaaatattaaatagaataagaaaaaaatcagtaaaaataatgaaaagtgTATGAAAATGTATGACAGTTTATAGGTAGTTTAgaggtaaaaaataataaaaataattgcatgagataaattatatctaaattgatataaaaatatgtaaataataaattaatatataacaaaacgGCGTCTCTAGACGCATACATTTCTCAttcgattaattatttgctCGCAATGACGCATCCATTTAATTGAACGATACTATATCGAGTGCCTGCCAACGATAGAGAAAGCGTAATGAACGAAGCGACGGATGCATTTTCGTGTACATTGcacatatttatgtttttgcaCATTTTACGTTTaacagagatatatatatttttttccctgCAACAATAACACGAGCGCGATTGTCATGTTCCACAACTGCGGACAATCGAGAGACAGAGCTTAATGGAATCTctcgatttattatatatctagaaatgGCGACGCTCATCTTCACGGCTGAAAAAAACGCGACACCGGATAACACTGTTAAAACTCCGGAGAAGCAGCTGAATATACGCACGATGTGATGAAGATATAGTGCGCGTCGTTCTGcgtcgacgttagacataatTAAAGCATAATTAACGTCGCGCGCGCAATGCTTCCTTAAGACATAAAAGATAACTCTACGCGGAGCGCTGACGCGCCTCGATATCTTTGAATGGATGGAGAAATCGTAGAGCCGTAATAGACGCAAGGTCGTTCAAATATCCAGACGAAAGCGACGAAACGGATCATCGGAATTTAGAATATGTGCGTTTTGTACAACCAGACCAGGTTCGCGCGGCCCTCGTGCCTCAGCACTATCCTGATGTAAAGTCCACCCACCGCCTCGAGCGATCGACCTCCCGGCTGCTCCTGCTGCTGCGGTTGCTGCTGTTGCGATTCTCCGAACTGCTGTAGTTGCGATTCCTCCTTTCGTTGCATTTTCTGATCTTCTTGTTGCGCTGGTGTCTCTATTTTCTGCTCCGCGAGCAGTTCTTGACGTATCTCCTCTATGGGTTGGGCTTCCTCTCCCTGCTCACGCAGTCGCGCTTGCTCGCTACTTTCCAGCGGTTGCGATAGTTTATCTTTCTGTTTTCGCGACTGCTTATCATCCTGCTTTTGACGTTGCTGTTCATCTTTTAATAAACGTATCTGTTGTTCCTCTTTCTTCTGCGGTTCCGTTTCTTTATTCTTCTTCGGCGTAATCTGTTGCTCCGCTTGTTCGAGTTTGTTTCGTAATTTCTGCTCCTTTACTTCCAGCTTCCGTTGCAATTGTTGCTCTTGTTGCTCTAATTTTTGCTGCTTCTCTTCTCGTTCCAGTTTACGTTGCAGCTGCTGCTCCTCCTGTTCCATCTTTTGTCGCAATTCCTGTTCTTCCTGTTTGCGCTGCTGTTGCTCTTGTTGGATCTTTCGTTGTTCCCTATCCTTCTCTATTTTCTGACGAACTTGCTGTTGTAGATGACCCGGTTCTTTTCGTTGTAATTGCGCATCTTCCTGCTTTTGTTCCTGCTGATGCTGCGATTCTTGCGACCGTGGCTCTTGCTCCACATGAACCTGAACCTGAAGCTGAGACTCCTTTTGCTCTTTTCCCTGTGCAACAATATCGTCCATCGG is part of the Anoplolepis gracilipes chromosome 2, ASM4749672v1, whole genome shotgun sequence genome and harbors:
- the LOC140676173 gene encoding alpha-amylase A-like isoform X2 yields the protein MVKRCKKAGVLIYVDAVVNHMTKDAQPAYGTGSSSADTSKFDYPEVPYNSKDFHTPPCQIQNYNNATEVRICELSGLHDLNQSKEYVRRKIIKFFDKVVDLGVAGFRIDAAKHMWPQDLDFIYDKTKNLSTKAGFASNMPPYIYQEVIDLGGEAVSKFEYNNFANVIEFQYGITLGSMFRGQDKLARLKTFDNPKAWRMLSSEDALVMVDNHDNQRGHGAGGASILTYKDPKPYKMAIAFMLAYPYGHPRVMSSFNFTDPSQGPPADSNENIISPKISNDRCVNGWVCEHRWPQIYHMVQFRNLVGNKPVKNWWTDGNNQIAFSRGSIGFIALNVEGDLSEELQTGLPAGTYCDVITGDVGNGQCTGKSVTVDGSGKARIEILSNEPEGVLVLHIMAKL
- the LOC140676173 gene encoding alpha-amylase A-like isoform X1 gives rise to the protein MSVFVLIFTSFLALALAHKDPHYQDGRTTMVHLFEWKFKDIAKECEDFLGPKGYGGVQVSPVNENLVIKDRPWFERYQPISYKIITRSGNESEFKDMVKRCKKAGVLIYVDAVVNHMTKDAQPAYGTGSSSADTSKFDYPEVPYNSKDFHTPPCQIQNYNNATEVRICELSGLHDLNQSKEYVRRKIIKFFDKVVDLGVAGFRIDAAKHMWPQDLDFIYDKTKNLSTKAGFASNMPPYIYQEVIDLGGEAVSKFEYNNFANVIEFQYGITLGSMFRGQDKLARLKTFDNPKAWRMLSSEDALVMVDNHDNQRGHGAGGASILTYKDPKPYKMAIAFMLAYPYGHPRVMSSFNFTDPSQGPPADSNENIISPKISNDRCVNGWVCEHRWPQIYHMVQFRNLVGNKPVKNWWTDGNNQIAFSRGSIGFIALNVEGDLSEELQTGLPAGTYCDVITGDVGNGQCTGKSVTVDGSGKARIEILSNEPEGVLVLHIMAKL